The following are encoded together in the Glycine soja cultivar W05 chromosome 5, ASM419377v2, whole genome shotgun sequence genome:
- the LOC114411189 gene encoding uncharacterized protein LOC114411189 translates to MGEVEEVQEHMKVDMSVLKNQMASIMEAMLSMRRLIESNTATATATSTATEADLVLPSATNQANQLAPDMVGRGRDALGNTSGLHRGDADKEPREHAQLDIDSYPLFTTKGSTPNALPQPNTVGVSQPLPMQPLHFSVKESPLEAEGREKLDFIEERLRAVEGFGDYPFVNMTDLCLVLDVVIPPKFKVPDFDRYKGTTCPKNHLKMYYNKLVGYMPSSFADLVFVGERIEVGLKRGKFDYVSPANTNNRRYGPTGAKRKERDAHVVTSAPAWPKF, encoded by the exons ATGGGGGAAGTAGAGGAAGTGCAGGAACATATGAAGGTCGACATGTCAGTCCTGAaaaatcaaatggcttccatcatggaagccatgcTAAGCATGAGAAGGTTAATCGAAAGTAACACAGCCACGGCTACCGCCACTAGCACCGCCACTGAGGCAGATCTGGTCCTCCCATCTGCAACCAATCAAGCAAACCAACTCGCTCCGGATATGGTAGGACGAGGAAGAGACGCATTGGGGAATACCAGCGGCCTGCATCGGG GGGACGCCGACAAAGAGCCTCGGGAGCATGCTCAATTGGACATCGACTCATACCCCCTATTCACCACTAAGGGATCGACACCCAATGCCTTGCCTCAGCCTAATACCGTAGGAGTCTCTCAACCCCTCCCGATGCAACCACTTCACTTCTCCGTAAAGGAATCGCCTCTAGAAGCGGAGGGAAGAGAAAAGCTTGATTTCATtgaagagagattgagagcgGTTGAAGGGTTTGGTGACTACCCCTTTGTCAATATGACCGACTTATGTTTGGTACTGGATGTCGTCATCCCACCCAAATTCAAGGTACCGGATTTTGACAGGTACAAGGGGACGACCTGTCctaaaaatcacttaaaaatgTACTACAATAAGTTAGTAGGCTACATGCCCTCTAGCTTTGCAGATCTAGTATTCGTGGGCGAAAGGATAGAGGTAGGCCTAAAAAGGGGGAAGTTTGACTATGTCTCCCCTGCCAACACAAACAACAGAAGATATGGgccaactggggcaaaaaggaaagaaagagatGCTCATGTTGTGACCTCGGCTCCTGCTTGGCCAAAATTCTAG